GTCCCCGCCCTGCCTGACTCTGATCCCGCCTATATTCATTTCCGTGTTTTTGTGCCAGGAGGGGAACCACCAAAGCTTCACAGCATCCACACTGAGGAGAAAGAACAGCCCGACGGGGACAGAACATACCGAGCCATTTTTACCAAAGATGATGTGTTGGAGTGGTTCGACACTTGAGGACGCGTtgccaggggggggggggggggcagcagaggaTAGCCCATGACGGGTAGGGGGACCAACCTGGTAGTTTTTTAATATTTTGAATTCTTATCTGTACTGCGCCATGAACAATCACCCATGTCCCGCCTGCCTCATATGTCCTCTTCCTGGGCCAGCAGCTCTGCGTAATCATCCGCAGAGGCGAACATGGGAAGGTCCTTGAGTTTCCTCTTCGATGACCGGCTAGCACGCTTGCTCTTCTCGCTCGCCTCCATCGCTTCCTCAGGAAGCGCAGCAAGTTCAGAAACCTCTCCTCCATGGCCcatctcgtcgtcatcgtcctcctcatcttcgaATCCCTCAACGTCCTCATTAACCTCCCCGCCGTCAGACAGCTCGGCACCGGAGCCATCGGAAAATACAACACCACCATCtgagtcgtcgtcgctgtcgtcaaAGCCGTCCATGTCAAGATCAGACTCGTCGCTGTCAATCGGACCGTCGGGATGCGAAGCAGTAAGCGCCTTCCAGatctcatcctcctcggcatcgtcctcgggctcgtccGGCACGGAGGCCAACggcttggcctccttcttgcctGCCTCGTTCTTCTTGCCCGCCTGCTTGAAGTACTCGTGGAAGAAGATATCCTCTGCTGCGACCTGCTCAATTTTCTTGTTCCAGAAGTTTGGTGTGTTGATGGGCGCAGCAGCTGCCGAGCCAGTCCTCTTGGCAAGCCAGATGCTGCCAGAGTCCGGATTGCGCACCGGCTGCATGATCGATGCTCCTCGGGCAGTCTCTGCCACCTTGGGACTGCGGTACACAAACTTGTCGAGGAAGCGAATCAGGCTGTGACTCTCTAGGTCCGGTTTGGCCATCTGCTTGTCGTCTGAAAACAGGCTGGTGGCGAGCAACGACACGGAAGGGTGGAAGTGAgtaagggggggggcctGTGCGATGGTTAGTGACAGGAGCATCGCGGGGGTAAGCGGGAACTGGACATACAATTTCCCAGAGACAACTGTTTTGCGCGTTGCTATGCTCCGGGTTCCGCTTGCGACCGTCGTACAATGTTCCCCTAGAGACGGACTTGGTTTGCTCCTGATCCACTAGTGAACCGGCCGTTTCTTCGACGTCATTGTCCTCAGGCTCTTCAAGGAGTGCCCTCAAGTCGGGGAACTGAACGCGCAGCTGGAAAACGACATACAACAGGCCGCAAGCAAAAGCAGGCTGGTGCATGTTGAGAATCTGCAACATCCTCTTTGCGAAGGCTTTGATCCGGCGCGTATCAACATCGGCCTTCAGAGACCTCAACAACAGGTTGAGGTACAAAGCTTGCTTTGAAGAGTTGGCGAGTCGGGGATCCAGCAAAGATTCGTACAGAGTTCTGTAGAACCTATCTGATTCTAACTGCCTTGATACGGATATTTGCTGGATAAGGATGAGTGCTTGGATACTGGTGTTGAAATTTGTAGAATGCGCAATCCGGAATAGTGTGTCCATCTGAGTCTCGAGACTGTGATTGAGTTAGCTCTGTACTTTCCTATGGTCGCCAAATGGGGGGATCGGTATAAAATGAAATAAAACCAGATGGATTCGTACATGGGGTCATGCGCAGCTACAAATGGCACTGCGCGATTGATGCCTGTCAGTACTGCAGTGACCAGCTTGTCGGCCGTTTCTGTCGTCACGCTCGATTCCTTTCCTGAAGCCACCTGCTCCTGCTGGCCTTCAATAGAGGCCTTTCCGAGGGCGGAGCTATTAAGAAGAGTGATAAATATGTCAAAGTAGATACGGAGAAGCGCTTCCGCCGTGCCCACTTCACGGTTGCTCAGAATTGTCTGATTCAGGGTGTTCGTGGCGTGGTACTTTGCTCTGAAGGTCTGGCCTGGCCGAAGAAGAACCTCTTGCTCAATGCCCTTGATGACGACCTGCTTCATTCCCGGGTGAGTGTTCTGAAGTTGGAGCAAGAGATATGAGACTCTTGAGGCAATCTTCCGATCCTTATCACCAAGTTTGTTTACCAGCAATCTCAGCAGATTCGTCTCTTGTTCCGGCTTGTCTTTGAGCAAGCCGTAGACGAAATCCAGAGAACGAGTGCGAGAGTACTCAATCTCGTCATTGCACCATACTTCGAGAAGCTGAATGACCCTGAAATATGATGTCTTCAGCCAATCTTCGTATGCCCATTGAACGAGATGCGCTTCCGTCAGACGACCGGGAAGGGGCTGGCTGGAATTCCAGCTTCTGACTGGCGATCTTTGCAGTGTTCCAATCAAGCCTGGCTGGGTCTGGAACGTCCGCAACCTTCTGTTTGGAGGCAGGACGAGGCCGGGTCCGAGAAGATCGACAAGCGCGCCCAGCGCTCCAATCGCCTGAGCACGGCTCCTTTTGGCTGCGAGTCCCAGTAGCGATTCGAAGGCCTTAACATTGTGCAAAGGCGACTCTTGAATGGCCAGGGTGAGTGCCGACACTTTATCGGACAGGGTTCCCGAAGACATGATAGTGGACAAGAACTTTCGGGAGGATGATGCTAGAACGCTCCTGGTATACGCCAACGCGTCTGCCTCCAGGAGGGCCAATGCATGGGTTTTAAGCGCGTTGACAGTACCGAGGCTACCGTCTACTTCGGCAGAGGTTGGCTCAGGAAGCTGGCTCAGTTCGGCGCCGTGCCAATCAGAGCGAGGCTCAAATATCTGTTAGGCAACATAATTAGTACCACAAAGGATGATATAAAGCTGGATGACTTCAGGTAACTGCTCACGAACTGCTTCTTGGTCCCATCCTTGGCATCTTTGCGGGTAGGTTCTTGAGAGGGCAATTGTTGGGTGAAGCTGTTGGCGGTCTTGAACTCGGCAATTggatcgtcctcgtcgagctggtCATTGTCTTCGTCAACGTTgtcgtccccgtcgaggTCACTGGCAGTGGCTTCCTCGTGGTACTGCTGGAGGCCGAGCTGAGCGGCGAAAGCAGCGAGTTCGTTTTGAAGCTTCCCGTCGACAGGGTCGTTAGAGATCGAGGCagcctcgccggcggcttccTCCTGGTCCGAATCGACATCTCCGATAAGCTTCagatcttcctcatcgccgcccagGGCACGAATCTCTTCCAGGAGGTCATCTCGAGTGAGGGGGCCACCCTTTTTGCCCTTTGGCTTGGTCTGCGCTCCTTTGCCGTCGTGTGTTGAGTTGTCACGCGCGTGGGCTTGCTTCTTTCGTTGGTGATGGCTCGCTGAG
The DNA window shown above is from Colletotrichum destructivum chromosome 2, complete sequence and carries:
- a CDS encoding Putative CCAAT-binding factor; amino-acid sequence: MAKSKRQSAGTTSQPERLNDQSLSSLTAKIEKNLSNPSKVDDSKKNKKRKHASDEPSASHHQRKKQAHARDNSTHDGKGAQTKPKGKKGGPLTRDDLLEEIRALGGDEEDLKLIGDVDSDQEEAAGEAASISNDPVDGKLQNELAAFAAQLGLQQYHEEATASDLDGDDNVDEDNDQLDEDDPIAEFKTANSFTQQLPSQEPTRKDAKDGTKKQFIFEPRSDWHGAELSQLPEPTSAEVDGSLGTVNALKTHALALLEADALAYTRSVLASSSRKFLSTIMSSGTLSDKVSALTLAIQESPLHNVKAFESLLGLAAKRSRAQAIGALGALVDLLGPGLVLPPNRRLRTFQTQPGLIGTLQRSPVRSWNSSQPLPGRLTEAHLVQWAYEDWLKTSYFRVIQLLEVWCNDEIEYSRTRSLDFVYGLLKDKPEQETNLLRLLVNKLGDKDRKIASRVSYLLLQLQNTHPGMKQVVIKGIEQEVLLRPGQTFRAKYHATNTLNQTILSNREVGTAEALLRIYFDIFITLLNSSALGKASIEGQQEQVASGKESSVTTETADKLVTAVLTGINRAVPFVAAHDPILETQMDTLFRIAHSTNFNTSIQALILIQQISVSRQLESDRFYRTLYESLLDPRLANSSKQALYLNLLLRSLKADVDTRRIKAFAKRMLQILNMHQPAFACGLLYVVFQLRVQFPDLRALLEEPEDNDVEETAGSLVDQEQTKSVSRGTLYDGRKRNPEHSNAQNSCLWEIAPPLTHFHPSVSLLATSLFSDDKQMAKPDLESHSLIRFLDKFVYRSPKVAETARGASIMQPVRNPDSGSIWLAKRTGSAAAAPINTPNFWNKKIEQVAAEDIFFHEYFKQAGKKNEAGKKEAKPLASVPDEPEDDAEEDEIWKALTASHPDGPIDSDESDLDMDGFDDSDDDSDGGVVFSDGSGAELSDGGEVNEDVEGFEDEEDDDDEMGHGGEVSELAALPEEAMEASEKSKRASRSSKRKLKDLPMFASADDYAELLAQEEDI